A section of the Festucalex cinctus isolate MCC-2025b chromosome 7, RoL_Fcin_1.0, whole genome shotgun sequence genome encodes:
- the lim2.5 gene encoding lens intrinsic membrane protein 2.5 yields the protein MYSFMGGGLFCAIVGNILLVVSTATDYWMQYRLSGSFAHQGLWRYCMSGKCHMQTDSIAYWNATRAFMILSAMSCFAGIIAGILSFAHFSAFERFNRSFAAGIMFFVSTLFVLLAMAIYTGVTVNFLGKRFGDWRFSWSYILGWVALLMTFFAGIFYMCAYRMHECRRVAGPR from the exons ATGTACAGCTTCATGGGAGGGGGGCTGTTTTGCGCCATCGTGGGGAACATCTTGCTGGTGGTCTCCACGGCCACCGACTACTGGATGCAGTACCGCCTGTCGGGCAGCTTCGCCCACCAGGGCCTGTGGCGCTACTGCATGTCGGGAAAGTGCCACATGCAGACGGACAGCATTG CCTACTGGAATGCCACGCGCGCGTTCATGATCCTCTCAGCCATGTCTTGCTTCGCCGGCATCATTGCGGGGATCCTGTCCTTTGCGCACTTCTCGGCCTTCGAGAGGTTCAACCGTTCCTTCGCCGCCGGCATCATGTTCTTTGTCTCAA CGCTGTTCGTGCTGCTGGCGATGGCCATCTACACGGGGGTGACGGTCAACTTTTTGGGCAAGCGCTTCGGCGACTGGCGCTTTTCGTGGTCGTACATCTTGGGATGGGTGGCGCTGCTCATGACCTTCTTTGCAG GTATATTCTACATGTGCGCCTACAGGATGCATGAGTGCAGACGAGTGGCTGGCCCACGTTGA
- the LOC144022777 gene encoding sialoadhesin, translated as MHVDAIVALMWPLLFAALLTALQASPLEPSIPDRVLAVVGSCALIPCSFTPSSAKKRTEVDVRMRLRGPGRFTLFRQSRVVFNSEDMDDVSDGFRGRTSLSGLLTEGDCSLKMDGVGAEDARSYEVSLKRSGDSAWGRAKSFSLDVVDTPKAPVISGVSSVTDGQVVTFNCSVSYQCPSGPPTLRWQWERGVHPVGDQEVRTLYAQDQLPVLQTSLTFRVSHRVKASLRCELSYPRGNMVAALKDLHVTFPPKDVTVQVQTLTVQEGGSALLACSCKADPPVSEYRWSYIHGGHTIHLGQRTHTIRLYNVTRDTAVYCVAENLVGRAQSRTTVLNVQYKPEIQRLSSTCVMEDEALHCVCSSQSNPRPTIRFSVNGSEPPRGYNTSLSSDALTATLSGRVDGGPQTVTCLAVNALGNDSVMLLQHQAGGDSWQLLWFLVPATAVILSGISLAVLVFFFCCYRKKSGKHMLSGHPSGPGLYQARMPVYINCSEVSHVYTNGSYQLLYQNCTPRFVRTKQVRRMGRRGGERRRGGPRGGADTQVATEVVQGATAEDLESAIYLEVL; from the exons ATGCATGTGGACGCCATCGTCGCACTCATGTGGCCTCTGCTCTTTG CAGCCTTGTTGACGGCGTTGCAGGCCTCCCCCCTGGAGCCCTCCATCCCCGACCGGGTGCTGGCAGTGGTGGGCTCGTGCGCGCTGATCCCCTGCTCCTTCACGCCCTCATCAGCAAAGAAACGCACCGAGGTGGACGTGCGCATGCGCCTACGAGGTCCCGGCCGCTTCACTTTGTTCCGCCAGTCCCGCGTGGTCTTCAACAGCGAAGACATGGACGACGTCAGCGACGGATTCCGGGGGCGTACGTCACTGTCGGGTCTGTTGACGGAGGGCGACTGCTCGTTGAAGATGGACGGGGTGGGCGCAGAGGACGCCAGGTCATATGAGGTGTCACTGAAGAGGAGTGGAGACTCCGCTTGGGGCAGGGCCAAGTCTTTCAGCTTGGACGTTGTGG ACACCCCCAAGGCTCCCGTTATCAGCGGCGTGTCTTCAGTCACAGATGGACAGGTGGTCACCTTCAACTGCAGCGTCAGCTACCAGTGCCCCTCCGGACCCCCGACCCTGCGATGGCAATGGGAGCGAGGAGTGCATCCGGTGGGAGACCAGGAGGTGCGGACCCTCTACGCCCAAGACCAGCTGCCCGTGCTGCAGACCTCGCTCACCTTCAGGGTGTCGCACCGAGTGAAGGCGAGCCTGCGGTGTGAGCTCAGCTACCCGAGAGGCAATATGGTGGCCGCTTTAAAGGATCTGCATGTTACAT TCCCACCCAAAGATGTGACAGTGCAAGTGCAGACCCTGACGGTGCAGGAGGGTGGCAGCGCCCTGTTGGCCTGTTCGTGCAAAGCTGACCCGCCCGTGTCCGAGTACCGCTGGTCCTACATCCACGGCGGCCACACGATTCACCTGGGCCAGCGCACGCACACCATCCGCCTGTACAACGTGACACGGGACACGGCGGTCTACTGTGTGGCCGAGAATCTGGTCGGACGTGCCCAGTCACGGACCACCGTACTCAACGTTCAGT ATAAACCCGAGATCCAGCGCCTCTCGTCGACTTGCGTCATGGAGGATGAGGCACTTCACTGTGTCTGCTCGAGCCAATCAAACCCGCGTCCCACCATTAGATTTAGCGTCAACGGCAGCGAACCGCCGCGCGGCTACAACACGTCACTCTCATCCGACGCCCTCACGGCCACCCTGAGTGGCCGTGTGGACGGGGGGCCCCAGACGGTCACATGCTTGGCCGTCAACGCCCTCGGGAACGACTCAGTGATGCTGTTACAGCACCAAGCAGGGGGTG ACTCTTGGCAGTTGCTGTGGTTTTTGGTTCCCGCCACTGCCGTCATCCTGTCCGGCATCTCCCTGGCCGTGCtcgttttcttcttctgctgctATCGAAAGAAATCCGGCAA ACACATGCTGAGCGGACATCCGTCCGGACCTGGACTGTACCAGGCTCGCATGCCGGTCTACATCAACTGCTCGGAGGTGAGCCACGTGTACACCAACGGAAGCTACCAGCTGCTCTACCAGAACTGCACGCCGCGCTTTGTGCGCACTAAGCAA GTGCGACGAATGGGCAGAAGGGGCGGCGAGAGAAGGCGAGGAGGTCCGCGCGGAGGCGCGGACACACAAGTCGCCACCGAAGTGGTGCAAGGCGCCACCGCGGAGGATCTGGAATCAGCCATCTACCTGGAGGTCCTCTAA